A single genomic interval of Lewinellaceae bacterium harbors:
- the recO gene encoding DNA repair protein RecO yields MLIKTRGIVLRSIKYSETSVITDIYTEERGLRTYIISGVRSRKARVSASLLQVMSLVEMVAYDRQEKGMNRVKELRPAHVYRSLPFDVRKSAVGLFMAELARKTIREPEENKRLFHFLFRSFRFLDETAAPIANIHLHFLLELSSFLGFIPGGEWSEETPVFDLQEGIFVAAPPPHAYHLGEPESQLLHQLLDKRLENCHELGMQRQHRKSLLLHLIDFYRLHIENLPEIYAHLVLQEVLEG; encoded by the coding sequence GTGCTGATCAAAACAAGAGGCATAGTGCTGCGTTCGATAAAATACTCCGAAACGAGTGTCATCACCGATATTTATACAGAGGAGCGAGGCCTGCGCACGTATATTATTAGTGGGGTGCGGAGCCGGAAAGCAAGGGTCAGCGCCAGCTTGCTGCAGGTCATGTCATTGGTGGAAATGGTGGCGTATGACCGCCAGGAGAAGGGCATGAACCGGGTGAAGGAATTGCGCCCCGCCCATGTATACCGGTCTCTGCCTTTCGATGTGCGCAAAAGCGCGGTTGGCCTGTTCATGGCCGAGCTGGCCCGCAAAACGATCCGGGAGCCGGAAGAGAATAAAAGGCTTTTCCATTTTCTTTTCCGCAGCTTTCGCTTCCTGGATGAAACGGCGGCGCCCATTGCCAACATCCATCTGCATTTTCTGCTGGAGTTGAGTTCTTTTCTGGGGTTTATTCCCGGGGGGGAGTGGTCGGAAGAAACGCCGGTGTTCGACCTTCAGGAGGGCATCTTTGTTGCTGCCCCTCCGCCTCACGCATATCATCTGGGAGAGCCGGAGAGCCAACTGCTCCATCAATTGCTGGATAAAAGGCTGGAAAACTGCCACGAACTGGGCATGCAGCGCCAGCATCGAAAATCCTTGCTGCTGCATCTGATCGATTTTTACCGCCTCCATATAGAAAACCTTCCCGAAATCTACGCCCATCTGGTGTTGCAGGAGGTTTTGGAGGGGTGA
- a CDS encoding LysM peptidoglycan-binding domain-containing protein yields MSLQDKYREVLKMGEKLGVKDGYVKEEDGVLKIGGTTATQYEKNIMWDKIKEIGGEKPADLKADIKVEDKENFHVHTVKGGDTLSKIAKAYYGKAGQYMDIFNANKDQLSNPDVIKPGQILKIPFPKA; encoded by the coding sequence ATGTCTCTACAAGACAAGTATCGCGAAGTCCTGAAAATGGGTGAAAAATTAGGCGTAAAAGATGGTTACGTCAAGGAAGAAGACGGCGTGCTCAAGATCGGCGGCACGACGGCCACCCAGTATGAGAAAAACATCATGTGGGACAAGATCAAAGAGATCGGCGGTGAAAAGCCGGCCGACCTGAAGGCCGACATCAAGGTGGAAGACAAGGAAAACTTTCACGTGCATACCGTAAAAGGAGGCGACACTTTATCCAAGATCGCCAAGGCCTACTACGGCAAAGCAGGCCAGTACATGGACATCTTCAACGCCAACAAGGATCAGTTGAGCAACCCCGACGTCATCAAGCCGGGCCAGATCCTGAAGATTCCTTTCCCGAAGGCATAG
- a CDS encoding DNA cytosine methyltransferase, which translates to MVQGFPEDWEFTGKKTAAYRQVGNAFPPPVARAVGQKIISALKKEKKVWGRRIGLPPSDKKHPKNYRIMQIVFI; encoded by the coding sequence ATGGTCCAGGGGTTTCCGGAAGATTGGGAATTTACCGGAAAGAAAACCGCCGCTTACCGGCAGGTAGGCAATGCTTTCCCTCCACCTGTGGCCAGGGCTGTCGGCCAAAAGATCATATCTGCTCTAAAAAAGGAGAAAAAAGTATGGGGGAGGCGCATTGGCCTTCCCCCCTCTGATAAGAAACACCCTAAAAACTACCGTATTATGCAGATCGTTTTCATTTGA
- a CDS encoding DUF2807 domain-containing protein, which produces MKTIGKITVALAFFFALNNTYAQDERKLDYFDAITVAGDVELVLIRGEEARAVITAEGISEDDVTVYVKGKTLKIQLIEGLFKGSDHARVEVTYQQLRALKASAGAKASSTAAIIGDQLDLRASSGAQMDLAVEVNALVATATEGAVIEIEGSTETQEVTTSTGGQYRGLDLQCARTYVKANTGGQAEVVATKSLDASANTGGQIDYTGDPEEKNTRSLISGGIQKI; this is translated from the coding sequence ATGAAAACAATCGGGAAAATAACAGTGGCGCTGGCTTTTTTCTTTGCGCTGAACAACACTTACGCCCAGGATGAACGCAAACTGGACTATTTCGACGCCATAACCGTTGCCGGCGATGTAGAATTGGTGCTTATCCGGGGTGAAGAGGCCCGAGCAGTCATTACTGCGGAAGGCATATCCGAAGATGACGTAACGGTTTATGTCAAGGGCAAAACCCTGAAGATACAGCTGATCGAAGGCCTGTTCAAGGGAAGCGACCACGCACGGGTGGAAGTAACCTACCAGCAATTGCGCGCCCTGAAGGCCAGCGCCGGGGCCAAGGCTTCCTCTACCGCAGCCATTATCGGCGACCAGTTGGACCTCCGGGCCAGCAGCGGCGCCCAGATGGACCTCGCCGTTGAAGTCAACGCTCTGGTCGCTACTGCAACGGAAGGTGCCGTAATCGAGATCGAAGGCAGCACGGAAACCCAGGAAGTCACCACTTCCACCGGCGGCCAATACCGGGGCCTGGACCTCCAGTGCGCGCGCACCTACGTGAAAGCCAATACCGGCGGGCAGGCCGAAGTAGTGGCCACCAAAAGCCTCGACGCCAGCGCCAATACCGGCGGCCAGATCGACTATACCGGCGACCCGGAGGAGAAAAATACCCGCTCGCTCATCTCCGGCGGCATCCAGAAAATTTAG